The following proteins come from a genomic window of Sphaerisporangium rubeum:
- a CDS encoding EamA family transporter — translation MTSVLPLAPIPARGTAAGPVAVVAAAVLWGTAGTAGTLALGGTADPVALAAARLVVGGAVVAVLAGLANVAAVIRSGPARMTAAAAAAAAYQLCYFAAVTRTGVAIATVVAIGSGPVFTGLLTWSRDRERPGRRWTLATAAAVTGCAVLVSGGQASGAEPLGVLLALTGGLLYAFYAVVAARSITGGAPSGAVMGVLFGGAAVIMLPVLLWRGTGWLAEPNGLLAAGYLGCVTTALAAYLYGRGLRATPVARAATLTLAEPAVAALLGVLLLHERLAPVSLAGLVLLGAALVLVAVPGRAQVPTGARGEAESSR, via the coding sequence ATGACATCCGTGCTACCCCTCGCTCCGATCCCCGCGCGCGGAACGGCCGCGGGCCCGGTCGCCGTGGTCGCCGCGGCCGTGTTGTGGGGGACCGCCGGCACCGCGGGAACACTGGCTCTCGGCGGCACGGCCGACCCCGTCGCGCTCGCCGCGGCCCGCCTCGTCGTCGGCGGCGCGGTGGTGGCCGTGCTCGCCGGCCTCGCCAACGTGGCCGCCGTGATCCGCTCGGGCCCCGCGCGCATGACCGCCGCGGCGGCCGCGGCCGCCGCGTACCAGTTGTGCTACTTCGCCGCCGTGACCCGCACCGGTGTGGCGATCGCGACCGTGGTCGCCATCGGCAGCGGCCCCGTCTTCACCGGCCTGCTCACCTGGTCGCGGGACCGTGAGCGGCCGGGCCGCCGCTGGACCCTCGCCACGGCCGCCGCCGTCACCGGATGCGCGGTCCTCGTCTCCGGCGGCCAGGCCTCCGGCGCGGAGCCGCTCGGCGTGCTGCTCGCGCTGACCGGTGGTCTCCTGTACGCCTTCTACGCCGTCGTCGCGGCGCGGTCCATCACCGGCGGCGCTCCCTCAGGCGCCGTGATGGGGGTGCTGTTCGGCGGCGCGGCGGTGATCATGCTGCCGGTGCTGCTGTGGCGGGGCACCGGCTGGCTCGCCGAACCGAACGGCCTGCTCGCCGCCGGCTACCTCGGCTGCGTCACCACCGCGCTGGCCGCCTATCTGTACGGCAGAGGACTGCGCGCCACACCGGTGGCCCGCGCCGCCACCCTGACTCTCGCCGAGCCCGCGGTGGCCGCGCTGCTCGGGGTGCTGCTCCTCCACGAACGGCTCGCGCCTGTCTCCCTGGCGGGCCTGGTGCTCCTCGGCGCCGCACTGGTGCTGGTGGCCGTCCCCGGACGCGCTCAGGTACCGACCGGCGCTCGGGGAGAGGCAGAATCGTCGAGGTGA